One stretch of Rathayibacter festucae DSM 15932 DNA includes these proteins:
- a CDS encoding BglG family transcription antiterminator — protein MPDNRERLLEYLSRADGWVTAHELADRLGVTTRSVRSYVTAVKAQAAPLEPVESSANGYRLARDAYTAFLETRLLRDVEPDTPRDRLYSIVRRLVDSDDGLDVAALAETLSVSESTIDADLRRVKALADESGLALVRRGPSVRLEGSEEARRRLISRMFRDESAQGVFTLDDVQREFASPGLGAFKTELLAELETRGYYINDYGVNSVLLHIAIAVDRVSRGIGDPSGSRPSPAVHGELAALLAELVERHFATRLTDAELAQLAILMTTRVATPGQNEPVAAVVENYLDPEDVAVVRELVADVNEAYLVDLDDEGFIVRLALHVRNLVARAAEGGYSRNPLTRSIKTSFPMTYEIAVFLASGLQRLRGITVNEDEIAYIALHVGSFLERVSRREERLSCVIVCPNYYDLAHMLRLRVERSLGTEVEVRSLITRSDVDWDRLTADLVITTIDERPASEDVVVVQPFLTDHDVDAVRRAIARVRRHRRRARIKDELLQFFDESLFFRNVHARDEPAMIRLLGERMIAGGIIDEDYVDGAIERERMSSTAFTDNLAVPHAMAMSARRTAIAIVVNDVPMAWGEQRVNVIAMIAFASAGRSSFQSVFDQFVEVFADRAEVQRLIRRSADFGGFIEELVRVIDS, from the coding sequence ATGCCTGACAACCGCGAACGACTGCTGGAGTACCTCTCCCGCGCCGACGGCTGGGTGACCGCGCACGAGCTGGCTGACCGGCTCGGGGTCACCACCCGGAGCGTCCGCAGCTACGTGACGGCGGTGAAGGCCCAGGCGGCCCCGCTGGAGCCCGTGGAGTCGTCGGCCAACGGCTACCGGCTGGCGCGCGACGCGTACACGGCGTTCCTCGAGACCCGGCTGCTCCGTGACGTCGAGCCGGACACCCCGCGCGACCGGCTGTACAGCATCGTCCGGCGCCTGGTCGACTCCGACGACGGACTCGACGTCGCGGCGCTCGCGGAGACGCTCTCCGTCAGCGAGTCGACGATCGACGCCGATCTGCGCCGGGTGAAGGCGCTGGCGGACGAGTCCGGCCTGGCCCTCGTGCGCCGCGGCCCTTCCGTTCGTCTCGAGGGCAGCGAGGAGGCCCGGCGCCGGCTGATCTCGCGGATGTTCCGCGACGAGAGCGCGCAGGGCGTCTTCACGCTCGACGACGTGCAGCGCGAGTTCGCCTCCCCCGGTCTCGGCGCGTTCAAGACCGAGCTGCTGGCCGAGCTCGAGACCCGCGGCTACTACATCAACGACTACGGCGTGAACAGCGTGCTGCTGCACATCGCGATCGCCGTCGACCGCGTCTCCCGGGGCATCGGCGACCCGTCGGGCTCGCGCCCCTCCCCCGCGGTGCACGGCGAGCTCGCCGCGCTGCTCGCCGAGCTGGTCGAGCGCCACTTCGCCACGCGGCTCACCGACGCCGAGCTCGCCCAGCTCGCGATCCTGATGACGACGCGGGTGGCGACGCCGGGGCAGAACGAGCCCGTCGCCGCCGTCGTCGAGAACTACCTCGATCCGGAGGACGTCGCCGTCGTCCGCGAGCTCGTCGCCGATGTGAACGAGGCGTACCTCGTCGACCTGGACGACGAGGGCTTCATCGTCCGCCTCGCGTTGCACGTGCGGAACCTCGTCGCGCGGGCGGCCGAGGGCGGCTACTCGCGGAACCCGCTCACCCGCTCGATCAAGACCAGCTTCCCGATGACCTACGAGATCGCGGTGTTCCTCGCGAGCGGACTGCAGCGGCTGCGCGGGATCACCGTCAACGAGGACGAGATCGCCTACATCGCCCTGCACGTCGGCTCCTTCCTCGAGCGGGTGTCCCGGCGCGAGGAGCGGCTCTCCTGCGTCATCGTCTGCCCCAACTACTACGACCTCGCGCACATGCTGCGGCTGCGGGTCGAGCGCTCGCTCGGCACCGAGGTGGAGGTCCGCTCGCTGATCACCCGGAGCGACGTCGACTGGGACCGCCTGACCGCGGATCTGGTGATCACCACGATCGACGAGCGGCCCGCCTCCGAGGACGTCGTCGTGGTGCAGCCGTTCCTCACCGACCACGACGTGGACGCCGTGCGCCGCGCGATCGCCCGGGTGCGCCGGCACCGCCGCCGCGCGCGGATCAAGGACGAGCTGCTGCAGTTCTTCGACGAGTCGCTCTTCTTCCGGAACGTGCACGCCCGCGACGAGCCGGCGATGATCCGGCTGCTCGGCGAGCGGATGATCGCCGGCGGCATCATCGACGAGGACTACGTCGACGGTGCGATCGAGCGCGAGCGGATGAGCTCCACCGCGTTCACCGACAATCTCGCCGTCCCGCACGCGATGGCGATGAGCGCGCGCCGGACCGCGATCGCCATCGTCGTGAACGACGTGCCGATGGCGTGGGGCGAGCAGCGGGTGAACGTGATCGCGATGATCGCCTTCGCCTCGGCCGGGCGCAGCAGCTTCCAGTCGGTCTTCGACCAGTTCGTCGAGGTCTTCGCCGACCGCGCCGAGGTGCAGCGCCTGATCCGCCGCTCCGCGGACTTCGGCGGCTTCATCGAGGAGCTCGTCCGCGTCATCGACAGCTGA
- a CDS encoding pyridoxal phosphate-dependent decarboxylase family protein, producing the protein MSVDPEVYRSALDRSSAAAMRWIESLPGRPIPPSRTVEQMAERFGGPWQEGPLEPAAVVEELATLAEPGLMAMPSGRFFGWVIGGTLPAALGADWLVSAWDQNAAMRYASPATAAVEQIAGEWLLAALGLPATADVGFTTGATMANFVGLAAARAFALDRVGWDVNAHGLQGAPRLTVLAGAERHTSVDLALRYLGLGAPAVVDTDDQGRLLVDALRVALKRADGPVIVCLQAGNLHSGAFDPMADAIAVAHGHGAWVHVDGAFGLWAGASPALRPLLRGIETADSWATDAHKTLNVPYDCGVAVVARSGAAGAALGTRTAYLIRADGDEPDPMDLTPEMSRRARGVPVWAALRQLGRGGLVSLVDGLVAAARDLADQLSAIPGVTVLNEVVFTQVCLAFESDERTREVTRRLIEDGTVWMSGSHWRGRDVLRISVSNWSTDAADVATSVAAVRAAAGAPPM; encoded by the coding sequence ATGTCTGTCGATCCCGAGGTCTACCGTTCTGCGCTGGATCGATCGTCCGCCGCCGCGATGCGGTGGATCGAGTCCCTTCCGGGTCGGCCGATACCGCCGTCCAGGACCGTCGAGCAGATGGCGGAGAGGTTCGGCGGGCCGTGGCAGGAGGGCCCGCTCGAGCCCGCCGCCGTGGTGGAGGAGCTCGCGACGCTCGCCGAGCCCGGACTGATGGCGATGCCCTCCGGGCGCTTCTTCGGCTGGGTGATCGGCGGCACCCTGCCCGCCGCACTCGGCGCGGACTGGCTGGTCAGCGCCTGGGATCAGAACGCCGCCATGCGCTACGCCTCACCGGCGACCGCCGCCGTCGAGCAGATCGCCGGCGAGTGGCTGCTCGCCGCCCTCGGGCTCCCGGCGACGGCGGACGTCGGCTTCACCACCGGGGCGACGATGGCGAACTTCGTGGGGCTGGCCGCCGCCCGCGCCTTCGCACTGGATCGGGTCGGCTGGGACGTGAACGCCCACGGCCTGCAGGGAGCACCGCGGCTCACCGTGCTCGCCGGAGCGGAGCGGCACACCTCCGTCGACCTCGCCCTGCGCTACCTGGGGCTCGGGGCACCCGCTGTCGTCGACACCGACGACCAGGGCCGCCTCCTCGTCGACGCCCTCCGCGTCGCGCTGAAGCGTGCGGACGGCCCCGTGATCGTCTGCCTCCAGGCGGGGAACCTGCACTCCGGCGCCTTCGATCCGATGGCCGACGCGATCGCGGTCGCGCACGGGCACGGCGCGTGGGTCCACGTCGACGGCGCCTTCGGGTTGTGGGCGGGAGCCAGCCCCGCGCTCCGTCCGCTCCTGCGCGGCATCGAGACGGCGGACTCCTGGGCGACGGACGCGCACAAGACGCTCAACGTGCCGTACGACTGCGGAGTCGCCGTCGTGGCGCGGAGCGGCGCCGCGGGAGCGGCACTGGGGACCCGGACGGCCTACCTGATCCGAGCCGACGGCGACGAGCCCGACCCCATGGACCTGACACCGGAGATGTCCCGCCGGGCGCGCGGTGTCCCGGTGTGGGCGGCCCTGCGCCAGCTCGGCCGAGGCGGCCTCGTCTCCCTGGTCGACGGACTGGTCGCCGCCGCGCGGGATCTGGCGGATCAGCTCTCGGCGATCCCGGGCGTCACCGTGCTGAACGAGGTCGTCTTCACCCAGGTCTGCCTGGCCTTCGAGTCCGACGAGCGGACCCGGGAGGTGACCCGCCGGCTGATCGAGGACGGGACCGTCTGGATGTCCGGCTCCCACTGGCGGGGGCGGGACGTCCTGCGGATCTCGGTGAGCAACTGGTCCACCGACGCCGCCGATGTCGCCACGAGCGTCGCCGCCGTCCGCGCGGCGGCCGGCGCTCCCCCGATGTGA
- a CDS encoding PTS sugar transporter subunit IIB, whose protein sequence is MRTILIVCGAGASSTFLAHRLRAGAKQRGIDAVFRSETLPGLADTLPQADVLLVGPHLEPQFDELRQRAVHVGAAAALLPHDVFGAHGADAVLDTLPVLFAARAVVAGSDGDAPPPAPGLAPGAGNH, encoded by the coding sequence GTGCGCACGATCCTGATCGTCTGCGGTGCAGGCGCGTCGAGCACGTTCCTGGCCCACCGGCTGCGAGCGGGCGCGAAGCAGCGCGGCATCGATGCCGTGTTCCGATCCGAGACCCTTCCCGGTCTCGCGGACACTCTGCCCCAGGCGGACGTCCTCCTGGTCGGACCGCACCTCGAGCCGCAGTTCGACGAGCTCCGCCAGCGCGCGGTGCACGTCGGCGCCGCGGCAGCACTCCTCCCGCACGACGTCTTCGGGGCGCACGGTGCCGATGCCGTGCTCGACACCCTTCCCGTCCTCTTCGCCGCTCGCGCGGTCGTCGCGGGATCGGACGGGGACGCCCCACCTCCCGCCCCGGGCCTCGCGCCCGGCGCCGGGAACCACTGA
- a CDS encoding HPr family phosphocarrier protein, with the protein MVERTVQVASSKGLHARPASLFSQAAAKSGQKVLVKKGEGTAVNAASILGIISLGIEHGDSLTLSVEGDNEQAILDELSEFLSTDHDA; encoded by the coding sequence ATGGTCGAGCGCACCGTGCAGGTTGCATCGTCGAAGGGCCTCCACGCCCGCCCCGCCTCGCTCTTCAGCCAGGCCGCGGCGAAGTCGGGTCAGAAGGTCCTGGTGAAGAAGGGCGAGGGCACCGCGGTGAACGCGGCCTCGATCCTCGGCATCATCTCGCTCGGCATCGAGCACGGCGACTCGCTGACCCTCTCGGTCGAGGGCGACAACGAGCAGGCGATCCTCGACGAGCTGTCCGAGTTCCTCAGCACTGATCACGATGCGTGA